A region of the Halalkalibaculum roseum genome:
CTTTTTGCGGCTGTCCGGTCAAATAAGTAGCCAAATAAGGCTTATTGTTATCATCTAAAAGGCGATATTGGTATACATCCAGATCAAAAGCTCGTTTTTCGTTTTCAAAGGTTGACTCTTCCTCAGGTGCCTGAACCTGGATATAATTCAGTTCGTTGATGTTTTTTGAGCGCGCCGTAAAAGCCGTCATTTTATTGAGACCGTTTACCGAGGTCAGTCTGGATTCCAGATCATAAAAAGCGTTTGCGAAATAGTCATCAACGGTCAGCACCTGCTGGTAAAAAAGAAGCTGTAACAAATAAGCCGGACTTAACACAGCGCCCTGTCCTCCCTGGTCCCGGAATGCGGCATCCGGTATCATATCTTCGAGTGACCTCAGCATACCGAAAAAGCCGGTATCTCCATGCTCGCCGAATATATAGACAAGGTTCTTATCATAATCTCCCGTAGGGCCATTTTCATCTCTGAGGTAGATCCAAATTTCATAATCTCTGATGCGATGCAGCTGCTCTGCCTCCCTGCTGAACCTATCAGCCCTGTCAACTCGTGCTCTATCCTGAACCATACTACGCGAGATGGAAGGCCTGCGATCTCCACTGGTTGCACCCGCCCTTGAAAGAGAATCACTGCTGGAGGAAGCACCACCCAGTGATCCGCCCGGAAAATTCATTGCATCCATCACCCAGGCACGAACCTGGGAACGATTATAGCGCATGGTGTTTCTCCGTCTGTAATCGGGTTCACCTAGCTTGATATAAACCAGTGCCCGATCATCAGTACCGTAAACCGTAGCCGAATTTCTGTTGAAGTGGGTCTTGGAATAAGCGATCCTCTCCCAGTGTTCAATTAGCCGTTCATTATACTCTGTGGATAAAATCGGATCCATCTGCTTCCAATACCTGCTAAGTATGCTACAAATTGTGTCGAGATCGTTATTCAGATATCCTTTCCAGGCTTTGTACATACCAGGGTTTATGATAGGCCTGATTCGCTCCAATTCGGTTCCGATCTCACTTCGATGATTTTCATTACATTTTCCCGAAAGCCCCCAATAAACCATATCGGAAGCATCCTTATAATAGTCCATAAGCTTATTGCTTGTGACTACTTCGATATAATCAAAACCGATTCTTGGATCCGGCTCAATATTTTCATTCGCATCTTTAGCTGTTTTCCAAATCCTTAGAGCCTCTTTTGCATTACCGCTAGCTAAAGCCTCTTGTCCCTGCCTCCATATAGTTTCGGAATAATCGATGGACTGGTTAGAAGCAGGCCAGGCCTGAAAGGATAAAACAACCAGTGTGAGTAGTACACTTTTCATAGATTGCAGGTTATTTGATATATCATACCAAAAATCGTGAATTATCTCCAGCAATCCGTTATCAACACAAAAATAAAATGATAAGATGGTGATAGATGGGCTGAGAAGCCTATCATTTTTGAATATTGAGATTAATCAAAGCTTTGAATGAAAAGCAAAATGAAATGCTCTTTTTGTTTTCTATGTTGGCATAATCTGTTTAATTTGAACTTTAAATGCCTTT
Encoded here:
- a CDS encoding GWxTD domain-containing protein — encoded protein: MKSVLLTLVVLSFQAWPASNQSIDYSETIWRQGQEALASGNAKEALRIWKTAKDANENIEPDPRIGFDYIEVVTSNKLMDYYKDASDMVYWGLSGKCNENHRSEIGTELERIRPIINPGMYKAWKGYLNNDLDTICSILSRYWKQMDPILSTEYNERLIEHWERIAYSKTHFNRNSATVYGTDDRALVYIKLGEPDYRRRNTMRYNRSQVRAWVMDAMNFPGGSLGGASSSSDSLSRAGATSGDRRPSISRSMVQDRARVDRADRFSREAEQLHRIRDYEIWIYLRDENGPTGDYDKNLVYIFGEHGDTGFFGMLRSLEDMIPDAAFRDQGGQGAVLSPAYLLQLLFYQQVLTVDDYFANAFYDLESRLTSVNGLNKMTAFTARSKNINELNYIQVQAPEEESTFENEKRAFDLDVYQYRLLDDNNKPYLATYLTGQPQKALVFNQVKENRYGSDDFSLTFYNKSTDSDYNVIYRAEKNAPIYLDGRGDVEQMDPSSVFMRVPNIESEIDQLFTAELRLNEETASDSIMAVESNSISAFGKIEKNQPEPLSTNPEQLEMSDIIVGSTITPFVRYADSPVKFDVSHHRKIPADNNLMIHFEIYHLRTDSISQTPGPFEVQYKVRPKNRNFFQRLFKNSNKTSLTLNFETFESTYKTDLEIDTSSFDPGSYVLELKALERSTGREVSRQIEFEIHDS